The following coding sequences are from one Cytophagia bacterium CHB2 window:
- a CDS encoding 4Fe-4S dicluster domain-containing protein, with protein sequence MALMITAECINCGACEPECPNNAIYAGGTKWAFADGTAIKSQIEYKGEMIDVNQKLSALSDELYFIVPEKCTECEGFYDEQKCVSVCPVDCCVKDPEHEESQDVLLARKIQLHLN encoded by the coding sequence ATGGCTCTCATGATCACAGCCGAATGCATCAACTGCGGCGCCTGTGAGCCGGAATGCCCGAATAATGCCATTTATGCCGGCGGCACAAAATGGGCATTTGCGGACGGAACTGCGATCAAAAGCCAGATTGAGTACAAAGGCGAAATGATCGATGTCAATCAAAAACTGAGCGCGCTGTCGGATGAGCTCTATTTCATCGTGCCGGAGAAATGCACGGAATGCGAAGGATTTTATGACGAGCAAAAGTGCGTCTCCGTTTGCCCGGTGGATTGTTGCGTCAAAGATCCCGAGCATGAAGAATCACAGGACGTGTTGCTGGCAAGAAAAATTCAGTTGCATCTGAACTAA
- a CDS encoding HAMP domain-containing protein, translating into MRSKISYKLIFIVGSVALVIIGIFAYLILNAHQRQLIAELERNAHQLSETVKSSTKYDMLLNQRESVHRIINTIGRQEGIEKVRIFNKEGVIIFSTDSLDAGKMLDKKAEACYACHAADQPLERVPVSERTRIFQSAGNKQTLGIINPIYNEPSCWQADCHAHGELQKVLGVLDITMSLDEVERGLQASRMRLLTFAIIAIAAVSFIIYLLVNRIVLKPVSQIVAATQRVAEGDLNYTITLDKHDEIGALAKSFNAMTRKLSETQRQLYQSDKLASVGRLAAGVAHEINNPLTGVLTYSSYLLKRAESHPEMKDDLEVIVRETMRCREIVKGLLDFARQSQPEKRKSDINEVIKRSVRILQNQFNRNRVKLEEHLDTDLPPVNVDVDQMQQVFVNLLLNANDAMAEKGGTLTLRTEKIHQNGRAGMPEGVQIQVSDTGCGIAREHLEKIFEPFFSTKGQKGNGLGLAITWGIIEKHNGKISVESEAGKGTTFKIVLPVDEIKEQNIKRNA; encoded by the coding sequence ATGCGTTCCAAAATCAGTTATAAACTCATCTTCATCGTCGGCAGCGTGGCGTTGGTCATCATCGGCATTTTCGCCTATCTCATTCTCAACGCGCATCAGCGCCAGCTCATTGCCGAGCTGGAGCGCAACGCGCATCAATTGAGCGAGACGGTCAAGAGCAGCACGAAATACGACATGCTGTTGAATCAGCGCGAATCGGTGCATCGCATTATCAATACCATCGGCCGGCAGGAGGGCATCGAAAAGGTTCGCATCTTCAACAAAGAAGGCGTGATCATTTTCTCGACTGATTCGCTCGATGCCGGCAAGATGCTGGATAAAAAAGCGGAAGCCTGTTATGCCTGCCATGCCGCGGATCAACCGCTCGAACGCGTGCCGGTCTCCGAACGCACGCGCATCTTTCAATCGGCCGGCAACAAGCAAACCCTGGGCATCATCAACCCGATTTACAACGAGCCGAGTTGCTGGCAGGCGGATTGCCATGCGCACGGCGAGCTGCAAAAGGTGTTGGGGGTTTTGGATATCACGATGTCGCTCGATGAAGTCGAACGCGGCCTGCAGGCCAGCCGCATGCGCTTGCTGACGTTTGCGATTATTGCGATTGCCGCAGTGAGTTTCATCATCTATCTGCTGGTGAACCGCATTGTGCTCAAACCGGTGAGCCAGATCGTCGCCGCCACCCAACGCGTTGCCGAAGGCGATTTGAATTATACCATCACGCTGGACAAGCATGACGAGATCGGCGCATTGGCGAAATCATTCAACGCGATGACGCGCAAGCTCTCCGAAACACAGCGCCAGCTTTACCAATCCGACAAACTCGCTTCGGTGGGGCGATTGGCCGCGGGCGTGGCGCATGAAATCAACAATCCGCTCACCGGCGTGCTGACCTACAGCAGTTATTTGCTCAAGCGCGCCGAGAGCCATCCCGAGATGAAAGACGATCTCGAAGTGATCGTGCGGGAAACCATGCGCTGCCGCGAGATTGTCAAGGGCCTGCTCGATTTTGCGCGCCAGTCGCAGCCGGAAAAACGCAAGAGCGACATTAACGAAGTTATCAAACGGTCGGTACGCATTCTGCAAAATCAATTCAACCGCAATCGTGTCAAGCTGGAGGAACACCTTGACACGGATTTGCCGCCGGTCAATGTCGATGTCGATCAGATGCAGCAGGTGTTTGTCAATTTGCTTTTAAATGCCAATGACGCCATGGCTGAGAAGGGCGGCACGCTCACGCTGCGCACCGAAAAAATTCATCAAAATGGCCGGGCCGGAATGCCGGAGGGCGTTCAAATTCAGGTGAGCGACACCGGCTGTGGTATTGCGCGCGAGCATCTGGAAAAAATATTCGAACCCTTTTTCTCCACGAAAGGGCAAAAAGGTAATGGCCTTGGCCTTGCGATCACATGGGGCATTATTGAAAAACATAATGGCAAAATTTCAGTTGAAAGCGAAGCCGGCAAAGGAACGACATTTAAAATCGTGCTGCCGGTGGACGAAATCAAAGAGCAAAACATAAAACGGAATGCGTAA